A single region of the Streptomyces virginiae genome encodes:
- the nusB gene encoding transcription antitermination factor NusB produces MAARSNARKRAFQILFEADQRDVPVREVLADWIRHARSDDRQPPVSAFTMDLVEGYADKVNRIDDLIITYAVDWDLDRMPVADRNILRLGAYELIWVDDTPDAVAIDEAVQLAKEFSTDESPSFVNGLLARFKDLKPSLRRSES; encoded by the coding sequence GTGGCTGCTCGGAGCAATGCGCGCAAGCGCGCCTTCCAGATCCTCTTCGAGGCGGACCAGCGTGACGTGCCCGTGCGCGAGGTCCTCGCCGACTGGATCCGCCACGCGCGGTCGGACGACCGGCAGCCGCCGGTCAGCGCCTTCACGATGGATCTCGTCGAGGGTTACGCCGACAAGGTGAACCGCATCGACGATTTGATCATCACCTACGCCGTGGACTGGGACCTCGACCGCATGCCGGTCGCGGACCGGAACATCCTGCGGCTCGGTGCCTACGAGCTGATCTGGGTGGACGACACCCCGGACGCCGTGGCCATCGACGAGGCCGTCCAGCTGGCCAAGGAGTTCTCGACGGACGAGTCCCCCTCGTTCGTCAACGGGCTGCTGGCCCGCTTCAAGGACCTGAAGCCGAGCCTGCGGCGCAGCGAGAGCTGA
- the efp gene encoding elongation factor P: MASTNDLKNGMVLKLDGGQLWSVVEFQHVKPGKGPAFVRTKLKNVLSGKVVDKTFNAGVKVETATIDRRDMQFSYMDGDYFVFMDMTTYDQLMVDRKAVGDAANFLIEGFTASVAQHEGEVLYVELPAAVELKIEHTDPGVQGDRSTGGTKPATLETGYEIQVPLFVTTGETVKVDTRTSDYLGRKSN, encoded by the coding sequence GTGGCTTCCACGAACGACCTCAAGAACGGCATGGTGCTGAAGCTCGACGGGGGCCAGCTCTGGTCCGTCGTCGAGTTCCAGCACGTCAAGCCCGGCAAGGGCCCGGCCTTCGTGCGTACCAAGCTCAAGAACGTGCTCTCGGGCAAGGTCGTCGACAAGACCTTCAACGCCGGCGTCAAGGTCGAGACGGCCACCATCGACCGCCGTGACATGCAGTTCTCGTACATGGACGGCGACTACTTCGTCTTCATGGACATGACGACCTACGACCAGCTGATGGTCGACCGCAAGGCCGTCGGCGACGCCGCCAACTTCCTGATCGAGGGCTTCACCGCCTCCGTCGCCCAGCACGAGGGCGAGGTGCTCTACGTCGAGCTCCCGGCCGCGGTCGAGCTCAAGATCGAGCACACCGACCCGGGCGTCCAGGGCGACCGCTCCACCGGTGGCACCAAGCCCGCCACCCTGGAGACCGGCTACGAGATCCAGGTCCCGCTCTTCGTCACCACCGGCGAGACGGTCAAGGTCGACACCCGCACCAGCGACTACCTCGGCCGGAAGAGCAACTAA
- a CDS encoding aminopeptidase P family protein: MSDVYAARRDLLRDRCAAAGNAAALITRPANVRYLSGASPLGAVLLVGPTEDMLFCAGAPTGEADEGRLDEHLTASVLGSPGGDPAVAAADLAAALRADSLAVEEHHLTVGRHRALRSVAPKLRLADLGTAVEQQRLVKDEEEIAYLRIAAEIADQALGELLESILVGRTERHLALELERRLVDHGADGPAFPTSVGTGPHSGRSRHRPSDRRVEEGDFLTVCLGANYRGYRCEIGRTFVIGTSPADWQIELYDLVFTAQRAGREALLPGAAYRDVDHAARSVLDSAGHSEALAPWTGHGVGLEIDEDPQLAPTAMGKLDACVPVTVEPGVHLPGRGGVRIDDTLVVRPEADGGPELLTITTKELLAL, translated from the coding sequence ATGTCAGACGTGTACGCCGCCCGCCGGGACCTGCTTCGCGACCGATGCGCCGCCGCGGGGAACGCCGCCGCACTGATCACGCGTCCGGCGAACGTCCGCTACCTCTCCGGGGCGTCCCCGCTCGGCGCGGTGCTGCTCGTCGGCCCCACCGAGGACATGCTCTTCTGCGCCGGAGCACCCACCGGCGAGGCCGACGAGGGCCGCCTCGACGAGCACCTGACCGCCTCCGTCCTGGGCAGCCCCGGCGGGGACCCGGCCGTCGCCGCCGCCGATTTGGCCGCCGCGCTGCGGGCCGACTCGCTCGCGGTGGAGGAACACCACCTCACCGTCGGCCGCCACCGGGCCCTGCGCTCCGTCGCACCCAAACTGCGCCTCGCCGACCTCGGCACCGCCGTCGAGCAGCAGCGCCTCGTCAAGGACGAGGAGGAGATCGCCTACCTGCGCATCGCCGCGGAGATCGCCGACCAGGCCCTCGGGGAGTTGCTGGAGTCCATCCTCGTGGGGCGCACCGAGCGGCACCTGGCCCTGGAGCTGGAGCGCCGACTCGTCGACCACGGGGCGGACGGTCCGGCCTTCCCGACCTCCGTCGGCACCGGCCCGCACTCCGGCCGCTCCCGGCACCGGCCCTCCGACCGCAGGGTGGAGGAGGGCGACTTCCTCACGGTCTGCCTGGGCGCCAACTACCGTGGCTACCGCTGCGAGATCGGCCGGACCTTCGTGATCGGCACCAGCCCGGCCGACTGGCAGATCGAGCTGTACGACCTCGTCTTCACCGCCCAGCGGGCCGGGCGCGAGGCCCTGCTGCCCGGGGCCGCGTACCGGGACGTGGACCATGCCGCACGTTCCGTCCTGGACTCCGCGGGCCACTCGGAAGCCCTCGCTCCGTGGACCGGACACGGCGTGGGCCTCGAAATCGACGAGGACCCGCAGCTTGCACCTACGGCAATGGGTAAACTGGACGCTTGCGTGCCGGTCACCGTCGAACCGGGGGTTCACCTCCCGGGCCGGGGAGGTGTCCGGATCGATGACACGCTCGTCGTACGCCCCGAGGCGGACGGCGGTCCCGAGCTACTCACCATTACGACCAAGGAGCTGCTCGCGCTCTAG
- a CDS encoding AAA family ATPase gives MQHGVGNGGAGPWQPGPRPSAPPQPPIPPAHGWPGSPPQQSPPQPHHQPHQQPSYPSQPVPAVPEATGHIPLPPAVPGTGGAVLAVLLIGPAGAGKTTVARHWAGSRPVPTAHVSLDDVREWVCSGFADPQAGWNEHSEAQYRLARRTCGFAARNYLANGISCILDDAVFPDRPVVGLGGWKRHVGPNLLPVVLLPGLEIVLERNAERSGNRRLSDEEVARIHGRMAGWYGSGLPIIDNSHLDVEGTARALDEALARALSAPGGRPGP, from the coding sequence ATGCAGCACGGAGTGGGGAATGGGGGCGCGGGCCCGTGGCAGCCGGGACCGCGCCCGTCGGCGCCCCCGCAGCCGCCGATACCCCCGGCGCACGGCTGGCCGGGGTCACCCCCGCAGCAGTCTCCGCCTCAGCCGCACCACCAGCCCCATCAGCAGCCGTCGTATCCCTCGCAGCCGGTGCCCGCCGTGCCGGAGGCCACCGGGCACATCCCGCTGCCTCCCGCCGTGCCGGGCACCGGCGGAGCGGTCCTCGCCGTCCTGCTGATCGGCCCGGCCGGTGCCGGCAAGACCACCGTCGCCCGGCACTGGGCGGGCAGCCGGCCCGTACCGACCGCCCACGTCAGCCTGGACGACGTCCGCGAGTGGGTCTGCTCCGGCTTCGCGGACCCCCAGGCGGGTTGGAACGAGCACTCCGAGGCCCAGTACCGCCTCGCCCGCCGCACCTGCGGCTTCGCCGCCCGCAACTACCTGGCGAACGGCATCTCCTGCATCCTGGACGACGCCGTCTTCCCCGACCGGCCCGTGGTCGGGCTGGGCGGCTGGAAGCGTCACGTGGGGCCGAACCTGCTGCCGGTCGTGCTCCTGCCCGGCCTGGAGATCGTCCTGGAGCGCAACGCCGAGCGCTCCGGCAACCGTCGGCTCTCCGACGAGGAAGTCGCCCGGATCCACGGCCGGATGGCCGGCTGGTACGGCTCCGGACTGCCGATCATCGACAACTCCCACCTCGACGTCGAGGGCACCGCCCGCGCCCTCGACGAGGCCCTGGCCCGCGCCCTGTCCGCCCCCGGCGGCCGCCCCGGCCCGTAA
- the aroQ gene encoding type II 3-dehydroquinate dehydratase, with the protein MSRRVLVLNGPNLGRLGSREPDVYGATSYAGLVESCHALGEELGFDVEVRETNDEGELIRWLHEAADGKIPVVINPGAFTHYSYGMRDAAAQRTAPLIEVHISNPYAREEFRHTSVIAAVATGTVAGFGIGSYRLALRALADEISA; encoded by the coding sequence GTGAGCCGGCGCGTCCTGGTGCTGAACGGCCCGAACCTGGGCCGGCTCGGTTCGCGCGAGCCCGATGTGTACGGGGCCACCTCGTACGCGGGTCTGGTGGAGAGCTGCCACGCGCTGGGCGAGGAGCTCGGCTTCGACGTCGAGGTCCGCGAGACCAACGACGAGGGCGAGCTGATCCGCTGGCTGCACGAGGCGGCGGACGGGAAGATCCCCGTGGTCATCAACCCGGGGGCCTTCACCCACTACTCGTACGGCATGCGGGACGCGGCCGCGCAGCGCACGGCGCCGCTGATCGAGGTGCACATCTCGAACCCGTACGCCCGCGAGGAGTTCCGCCACACCTCGGTCATCGCCGCGGTGGCGACCGGCACGGTGGCGGGCTTCGGCATCGGTTCGTACCGGCTGGCGCTGCGCGCACTGGCGGACGAGATCTCCGCCTGA
- the aroB gene encoding 3-dehydroquinate synthase, translating into MTDQVTRIHVGASAGHDAYDVLVGRQLLGELGSLIGTKAQRVAVIHPEALASTGEALRDDLAEQGYEAVAIQVPNAEEAKTVEVAAYCWKALGQSGFTRTDVIVGVGGGATTDLAGFVAASWLRGVRWVAVPTTVLAMVDAAVGGKTGINTAEGKNLVGAFHPPAGVLCDLAALDSLPVNDYVSGLAEIIKAGFIADPVILDLIEEDPAAARTPEGPHTAELIVRSIQVKADVVSSDLKESGLREILNYGHTLAHAIEKNERYKWRHGAAVSVGMVFAAELGRLAGRLDDATADRHKAVLASVGLPLTYRGDQWSKLLQTMQVDKKSRGNLLRFIVLDGLAKPTVLEGPDPAHLVAAYGEVSA; encoded by the coding sequence ATGACAGACCAGGTGACGCGGATCCACGTCGGCGCGAGCGCCGGACACGACGCGTACGACGTGCTGGTCGGACGGCAGCTGCTCGGCGAGCTCGGCTCCCTGATCGGCACGAAGGCCCAGCGGGTCGCCGTGATCCACCCCGAGGCGCTGGCCTCGACCGGTGAGGCGCTGCGCGACGACCTGGCCGAGCAGGGCTACGAGGCGGTCGCCATCCAGGTGCCGAACGCCGAGGAGGCCAAGACGGTCGAGGTGGCCGCCTACTGCTGGAAGGCACTCGGCCAGTCCGGCTTCACCCGCACCGATGTGATCGTCGGCGTCGGCGGGGGAGCGACCACCGACCTCGCGGGCTTCGTCGCGGCCAGCTGGCTGCGCGGCGTGCGCTGGGTCGCCGTACCGACCACCGTCCTCGCGATGGTGGACGCGGCGGTCGGCGGCAAGACCGGCATCAACACCGCCGAGGGCAAGAACCTGGTGGGCGCCTTCCACCCGCCGGCCGGCGTCCTCTGCGACCTCGCCGCCCTCGACTCGCTGCCCGTCAACGACTACGTCAGCGGCCTCGCCGAGATCATCAAGGCCGGATTCATCGCCGACCCGGTGATCCTCGACCTGATCGAGGAGGACCCGGCGGCGGCCCGTACGCCCGAGGGCCCGCACACCGCCGAGCTCATCGTGCGCTCCATCCAGGTCAAGGCCGACGTGGTCTCCAGCGACCTCAAGGAGTCGGGACTCCGCGAGATCCTCAACTACGGCCACACCCTCGCGCACGCCATCGAGAAGAACGAGCGCTACAAGTGGCGGCACGGCGCGGCCGTGTCCGTCGGCATGGTCTTCGCCGCCGAACTCGGCCGGCTCGCGGGCCGGCTCGACGACGCGACGGCCGACCGGCACAAGGCGGTCCTCGCCTCGGTCGGGCTGCCCCTGACCTACCGCGGCGACCAGTGGTCCAAGCTGCTCCAGACCATGCAGGTCGACAAGAAGTCCCGCGGCAACCTGCTGCGCTTCATCGTCCTCGACGGGCTGGCCAAGCCGACCGTGCTGGAGGGTCCCGACCCGGCGCACCTCGTCGCCGCCTACGGTGAGGTGTCGGCGTGA
- a CDS encoding shikimate kinase, whose amino-acid sequence MTAGPLVVLVGPMGSGKSTVGALLAERLGVPYRDTDADIVAAQGREISDIFVDEGEPYFRDLERQAVATAVAGHTGVLALGGGAVLDEGTRTLLAGLPVAYLSMDVEEAVRRVGLGAARPLLAVNPRRQWRELMDARRPLYTEVARVVVATDDRTPEEVAQAVLDALELKDV is encoded by the coding sequence GTGACGGCCGGACCACTGGTCGTCCTCGTCGGACCCATGGGATCCGGCAAGTCCACGGTGGGAGCACTCCTCGCCGAGCGACTCGGCGTCCCCTACCGGGACACCGACGCCGACATCGTCGCGGCCCAGGGCCGGGAGATCTCCGACATCTTCGTCGACGAGGGCGAGCCGTACTTCCGTGACCTGGAGCGACAGGCGGTCGCCACCGCCGTCGCCGGGCACACCGGAGTCCTCGCCCTCGGCGGCGGCGCCGTCCTCGACGAGGGCACCCGCACCCTGCTGGCCGGGCTGCCCGTCGCCTACCTGTCGATGGACGTCGAAGAAGCCGTACGGCGCGTCGGCCTCGGCGCCGCGCGCCCGCTGCTCGCCGTCAACCCGCGCCGCCAGTGGCGCGAGCTGATGGACGCCCGGCGCCCCCTGTACACCGAAGTCGCGCGCGTCGTGGTGGCCACCGACGACCGCACCCCCGAAGAGGTCGCCCAGGCGGTCCTCGACGCTCTGGAGTTGAAGGACGTATGA
- the aroC gene encoding chorismate synthase — protein sequence MSRLRWLTAGESHGPALVATLEGLPAGVPVTTELVADHLARRRLGYGRGARMKFEQDEITFLGGVRHGLSQGSPIAVMIGNTEWPKWETVMSADPVDPSLLKETGRNAALTRPRPGHADLAGMQKYGFSEARPILERASARETAARVALGAVARSFIKEVAGIEIVSHVVELASAKAPYGVYPTPADVDKLDADPVRCLDADASKAMVAEIDQAHKDGDTLGGVVEVLAYGVPVGLGSHVHWDRRLDARLAAALMGIQAIKGVEVGDGFDLARVPGSKAHDEIVSTPEGIRRTSGRSGGTEGGLTTGELLRVRAAMKPIATVPKALATVDVATGEAAVAHHQRSDVCAVPAAGIVAEAMVALVLADAVVEKFGGDSVPETRRNVRSYLDHLQIR from the coding sequence TTGAGCAGGTTGCGTTGGCTGACCGCCGGGGAGTCCCACGGACCGGCACTGGTGGCGACGTTGGAGGGCCTTCCCGCCGGCGTCCCCGTCACCACCGAGCTGGTGGCCGACCACTTGGCCCGGCGCCGGCTCGGCTACGGCCGCGGTGCCCGGATGAAGTTCGAGCAGGACGAGATCACCTTCCTCGGCGGTGTCCGCCACGGGTTGTCCCAGGGTTCGCCGATCGCGGTCATGATCGGCAACACGGAGTGGCCGAAGTGGGAGACGGTGATGTCGGCCGATCCGGTCGACCCGTCGCTGCTGAAGGAGACCGGTCGTAACGCGGCGCTGACGCGTCCGCGGCCCGGTCACGCGGACCTGGCGGGCATGCAGAAGTACGGCTTCTCCGAGGCCCGGCCGATCCTGGAGCGGGCCAGCGCCCGTGAGACCGCCGCCCGTGTCGCGCTCGGCGCGGTCGCCCGGTCCTTCATCAAGGAGGTCGCCGGCATCGAGATCGTCTCGCACGTGGTGGAACTGGCCTCCGCCAAGGCCCCGTACGGCGTGTACCCGACCCCCGCCGACGTCGACAAGCTCGACGCCGACCCGGTGCGCTGCCTCGACGCGGACGCGAGCAAGGCGATGGTCGCCGAGATCGACCAGGCCCACAAGGACGGCGACACCCTCGGCGGCGTCGTCGAGGTGCTGGCCTACGGCGTCCCCGTCGGCCTCGGCTCGCACGTCCACTGGGACCGCCGCCTCGACGCCCGCCTCGCCGCCGCCCTCATGGGCATCCAGGCCATCAAGGGCGTCGAGGTCGGCGACGGCTTCGACCTCGCCCGGGTGCCCGGCTCGAAGGCGCACGACGAGATCGTCTCCACCCCCGAGGGCATCAGGCGGACCTCCGGCCGCTCCGGTGGTACCGAGGGTGGTCTGACCACCGGCGAGCTGCTGCGGGTCCGTGCCGCGATGAAGCCGATCGCGACCGTCCCGAAGGCCCTCGCGACGGTGGACGTGGCCACCGGTGAGGCGGCGGTGGCGCACCACCAGCGGTCCGACGTGTGCGCGGTGCCGGCCGCCGGCATCGTCGCCGAGGCCATGGTCGCCCTCGTGCTGGCCGACGCGGTCGTCGAGAAGTTCGGCGGTGACTCCGTCCCGGAGACCCGCCGCAACGTCCGCTCGTACCTCGACCACCTGCAGATCCGGTGA
- a CDS encoding shikimate dehydrogenase, whose amino-acid sequence MSRIRAAVLGSPIEHSLSPVLHRAAYQELGLDDWSYDRFEIDEAALPEFVAGLGPEWAGLSLTMPLKRAIIPLLDGISDTAASVETVNTVVFTEDGRRLGDNTDIPGIVAALHERGVEKVPSAAILGAGATASSALAALARICSGEVTAYVRSAARADEMRQWGERLGVPVRTADWSEAAAALSAPLVIATTPAGTTDALAASVPAGAGTLFDVLYDPWPTALAAAWAKQGGQVVGGLDLLVHQAVLQVERMTGRTPGPLAAMRTAGERALTAR is encoded by the coding sequence ATGTCACGCATAAGGGCCGCGGTGTTGGGTTCGCCCATCGAGCACTCGCTCTCACCGGTGCTGCACCGCGCCGCTTATCAGGAGCTCGGCCTCGACGACTGGTCGTACGACCGCTTCGAGATCGACGAGGCCGCGCTCCCGGAGTTCGTGGCAGGACTCGGCCCCGAGTGGGCCGGGCTGTCCCTGACCATGCCGCTCAAGCGGGCGATCATCCCGCTGCTCGACGGCATCAGTGACACGGCCGCCTCCGTCGAGACGGTCAACACGGTCGTGTTCACCGAGGACGGACGACGCCTCGGAGACAACACCGACATCCCCGGCATCGTCGCCGCGCTCCACGAGCGCGGCGTCGAGAAGGTGCCCTCCGCCGCCATCCTCGGCGCCGGGGCCACCGCCTCCTCGGCGCTCGCCGCGCTCGCGCGGATCTGCTCCGGCGAGGTCACGGCGTACGTCCGCTCGGCGGCCCGCGCCGACGAGATGCGGCAGTGGGGCGAGCGGCTCGGCGTGCCCGTCCGCACGGCCGACTGGTCCGAGGCGGCCGCGGCCCTGTCCGCGCCGCTGGTGATCGCCACCACCCCGGCCGGTACGACCGACGCCCTGGCTGCGTCCGTACCCGCGGGGGCGGGCACCCTCTTCGACGTCCTCTACGACCCCTGGCCGACCGCGCTGGCCGCCGCCTGGGCGAAGCAGGGTGGCCAGGTCGTCGGCGGACTCGACCTCCTCGTCCACCAGGCCGTGCTCCAGGTGGAGCGGATGACCGGCCGGACCCCGGGCCCGCTCGCCGCCATGCGGACCGCCGGAGAGCGCGCGCTCACCGCCCGTTAG
- the mltG gene encoding endolytic transglycosylase MltG: MTEYGRGRGPEPWHPEDPLYGDQGWTGHQTQQGQVPHAGAPQQQEYPQEPQYQQQYPQQQYQQYPEYQQPQYPQQQYPQQGQYPQQAQQPQQQQYMQGQYPQQQYAEQPQAYAQQQPQQPQQPVYDSQGWDTGQGQYTAAAQTDLYAGVDPYTQQPVAGYPGEAPDLYSTEDAYAPPQPPGRRHLEPEPVEEPEAAEEPEESPLAAGGGRDGDDGDDDGDGRRGGRSKGGKPKKRSGTACLVAAVVILGVVGGGGYYGYNYIKARFSSAEDFAGEGSGDIVDVEIPKGSGLMQMGLILKKAGVVASGQAFVDAASKLPPGKAIQAGVYPLRKKMSAASAVEVMSDPSKLNVITVSEGMRNSAVYAAIDKKLGQQEGTTAETAKREAKNLGLPAWANNDPKLIDPLEGFLYPARYDLSKDSTPDSLLKQMVKNATEKYAELGIEGKAKELGLENPLQVVTVASLVNAEGKNHDDFRKMAEVVYNRLKKTNDVTNQKLQFDSTYNYVKNQSEINFNLKEAQAFDNPYNTHFIKGLPTGPINNPGLDALTATLNPDHGGWMFFVSVDGNTTTFTKTYEEHTKLADEFQQRQKQKNGG; the protein is encoded by the coding sequence ATGACTGAGTATGGCCGGGGCCGTGGCCCCGAACCCTGGCACCCTGAGGACCCCCTGTACGGGGACCAGGGGTGGACCGGGCACCAGACCCAGCAGGGCCAGGTGCCTCACGCCGGTGCCCCGCAGCAGCAGGAGTACCCACAGGAGCCGCAGTACCAGCAGCAGTACCCCCAGCAGCAGTACCAGCAGTATCCGGAGTACCAGCAGCCGCAGTATCCGCAGCAGCAGTACCCGCAGCAGGGGCAGTACCCGCAGCAGGCGCAGCAGCCCCAGCAGCAGCAGTACATGCAGGGCCAGTACCCGCAGCAGCAGTACGCCGAGCAGCCGCAGGCCTATGCCCAGCAGCAGCCGCAGCAGCCCCAGCAGCCGGTGTACGACAGCCAGGGCTGGGACACCGGCCAGGGCCAGTACACGGCGGCGGCGCAGACCGACCTGTACGCGGGCGTGGACCCCTACACCCAGCAGCCCGTGGCGGGCTACCCCGGTGAGGCCCCCGACCTCTACAGCACGGAGGACGCCTACGCGCCGCCTCAGCCCCCGGGCCGGCGGCACCTGGAGCCGGAGCCCGTCGAGGAACCGGAGGCCGCGGAGGAGCCGGAGGAGAGCCCGCTCGCGGCCGGCGGAGGCCGTGACGGAGACGACGGCGACGACGACGGTGACGGCCGTCGGGGCGGCCGCTCCAAGGGCGGTAAGCCCAAGAAGCGCAGCGGCACGGCCTGCCTGGTCGCCGCGGTCGTCATCCTCGGCGTGGTCGGCGGTGGCGGTTACTACGGCTACAACTACATCAAGGCCAGGTTCAGCTCGGCCGAGGACTTCGCGGGCGAGGGCAGCGGCGACATCGTCGACGTAGAGATCCCCAAGGGCTCGGGCCTCATGCAGATGGGCCTGATCCTCAAGAAGGCGGGCGTCGTCGCCAGTGGGCAGGCGTTCGTCGACGCCGCGTCCAAGCTCCCTCCGGGCAAGGCCATCCAGGCCGGTGTCTACCCGCTCCGGAAGAAGATGTCGGCCGCGTCCGCGGTCGAGGTGATGAGCGACCCCTCCAAGCTGAACGTCATCACGGTCAGCGAAGGCATGCGCAACTCCGCGGTGTACGCGGCGATCGACAAGAAGCTGGGTCAGCAGGAGGGCACCACCGCCGAGACCGCCAAGCGCGAGGCCAAGAACCTCGGCCTGCCGGCCTGGGCGAACAACGACCCGAAGCTCATCGACCCCCTCGAAGGCTTCCTGTACCCGGCGCGGTACGACCTCAGCAAGGACAGCACTCCCGACTCGCTGCTCAAGCAGATGGTCAAGAACGCGACCGAGAAGTACGCGGAGCTGGGCATCGAGGGCAAGGCCAAGGAACTGGGCCTGGAGAATCCGCTCCAGGTGGTCACGGTCGCCAGCCTCGTCAACGCCGAGGGCAAGAACCACGACGACTTCCGGAAGATGGCCGAGGTGGTCTACAACCGCCTCAAGAAGACCAACGACGTCACGAACCAGAAGCTCCAGTTCGACTCGACGTACAACTACGTCAAGAACCAGAGCGAGATCAACTTCAACCTGAAGGAAGCCCAGGCCTTCGACAACCCCTACAACACGCACTTCATCAAGGGACTGCCCACCGGTCCGATCAACAACCCGGGCCTGGACGCGCTGACCGCTACGCTCAACCCGGACCACGGTGGCTGGATGTTCTTCGTGTCGGTCGACGGCAACACGACGACCTTCACCAAGACCTACGAAGAGCACACGAAGCTGGCCGACGAGTTCCAGCAACGGCAGAAGCAGAAGAATGGCGGATAG
- the ruvX gene encoding Holliday junction resolvase RuvX, whose amino-acid sequence MTLRRGRRLAIDVGDARIGVASCDPDGVLATPVETVPGRDIPFAHRRLRQLVEEYEPLEVVVGLPRSLSGREGPAAVKVRAFANELAKGIKPVTVRLVDERMTTVTAAQGLRASGKNAKKGRSVIDQAAAVVILQNALETERVSGNPPGECVEVVV is encoded by the coding sequence ATGACTCTGCGCCGCGGCCGCCGGCTCGCCATCGATGTCGGAGACGCCCGTATCGGGGTCGCCTCGTGCGACCCCGACGGGGTGCTGGCCACACCGGTGGAAACCGTTCCGGGCCGGGACATCCCCTTCGCCCACCGGCGGCTGCGGCAGCTCGTCGAGGAGTACGAGCCCCTCGAAGTCGTGGTCGGCCTTCCCCGCTCGCTCAGCGGGCGGGAGGGGCCGGCCGCGGTCAAGGTGCGCGCCTTCGCGAACGAACTCGCCAAGGGCATCAAGCCGGTGACGGTCCGGCTGGTGGACGAGCGGATGACCACGGTCACCGCCGCACAGGGCCTGCGGGCCTCCGGGAAGAACGCCAAGAAGGGCCGGTCGGTCATCGACCAGGCGGCCGCTGTGGTGATCCTTCAAAACGCTCTTGAGACCGAACGGGTATCAGGTAATCCGCCTGGTGAGTGCGTCGAAGTGGTTGTCTGA